A single region of the Oryzias melastigma strain HK-1 linkage group LG23, ASM292280v2, whole genome shotgun sequence genome encodes:
- the LOC112155621 gene encoding dual specificity tyrosine-phosphorylation-regulated kinase 2 isoform X1, with amino-acid sequence MLTKKPGAPVLPTGKSGEPVCSPGHSGSQTTSPVALPPLRTSNHNPLTGGPKATMAEPQVHVTQLYEENMNKRPVLTSQPNGLAPLGSTRPGLPLPERQTSEAAQHGRQSSATSNKPADGKPKSNPLTAEQAMKQFMSKMSSFEHHEVFGFPEVYFVGPNAKKRSGVLGGPNNGGYDDDQGSYIQVPHDHIAYRYEVLKVIGKGSFGQVVKAFDHKAQTHVALKMVRNEKRFHRQAAEEIRILEHLKKQDKDSGMNVIHMLENFTFRNHICMTFELLSMNLYELIKKNKFQGFSLPLVRKFAHSILQCLDALHKNRIIHCDLKPENILLKQQGRSGIKVIDFGSSCFEHQRVYTYIQSRFYRAPEVILGSRYGMPIDMWSLGCILAELLTGYPLLPGEDEADQLACIIELLGMPSQKILDASKRAKNFVSSKGYPRYCTVTTLSDGSTVLNGGRSRRGKVRGPPGSKVWSTALKGCDDPLFLDFLKQCLEWDPAHRMTPSQALRHAWLRRRLPKPPTGTAPGDKTSSSKRGTTDGTITSNSKLTTTSTTTSSSKTRTNLAAITDANGNIQPRTVLPKLVS; translated from the exons GGGGGCCCCAAAGCCACCATGGCGGAGCCGCAGGTCCACGTCACCCAGCTGTACGAGGAGAACATGAACAAGCGTCCGGTCCTGACCTCTCAGCCCAACGGCCTGGCCCCGCTCGGCTCCACCCGGCCGGgcctccccctgccggagcgGCAAACCTCCGAGGCGGCGCAGCACGGGCGCCAGAGCAGCGCCACCTCCAACAAGCCCGCCGACGGCAAGCCAAAGAGCAACCCCCTGACGGCCGAGCAGGCCATGAAGCAGTTCATGTCCAAGATGTCCTCGTTCGAGCACCACGAAGTGTTCGGCTTCCCCGAGG tcTATTTCGTCGGTCCAAACGCAAAGAAGAGGTCAGGAGTTCTCGGCGGGCCCAATAACGGCGGTTATGACGACGATCAGGGGTCGTACATCCAGGTCCCACACGACCACATCGCCTACCGCTACGAAGTCCTGAAGGTCATCGGCAAAGGCAGCTTTGGACAG GTGGTGAAGGCCTTCGACCACAAAGCCCAGACCCACGTGGCCCTGAAGATGGTCCGCAACGAGAAGCGCTTCCACCGGCAGGCGGCGGAGGAGATCCGCATCCTGGAGCACCTGAAGAAGCAGGACAAGGACTCGGGCATGAACGTCATCCACATGCTGGAGAACTTCACCTTCCGCAACCACATCTGCATGACCTTCGAGCTGCTGAGCATGAACCTGTACGAGCTCATCAAGAAGAACAAGTTCCAGGGCTTCAGCCTCCCGCTGGTCAGGAAGTTCGCCCACTCCATCCTGCAGTGTCTGGACGCGCTGCACAAGAACCGGATCATCCACTGCGACCTCAAACCGGAGAACATCTTACTCAAGCAGCAAGGCCGGAGCGGCATCAAG GTCATCGACTTTGGTTCCAGCTGCTTCGAGCATCAGAGGGTTTACACCTACATCCAGTCCAGGTTCTACCGAGCACCAGAGGTCATTCTAG GTTCCCGGTATGGGATGCCCATCGACATGTGGTCTCTGGGCTGCATCCTGGCCGAGCTCCTGACCGGTTACCCGCTGTTACCGGGGGAGGACGAGGCCGACCAGCTGGCCTGCATCATAGAACTTCTGGGCATGCCGAGTCAGAAGATCCTGGATGCCTCCAAGCGGGCTAAGAACTTTGTGTCGTCCAAAGGATACCCGCGGTACTGCACCGTCACCACGCTGAGCGACGGCAGCACGGTGCTGAACGGAGGCCGCTCGCGGCGGGGGAAGGTGCGCGGCCCCCCCGGCAGCAAGGTGTGGAGTACGGCGCTGAAGGGCTGCGACGACCCGCTCTTCCTGGACTTCCTCAAGCAGTGTTTAGAGTGGGACCCGGCTCACCGGATGACGCCGAGCCAGGCCCTGCGGCACGCCTGGCTCCGGAGGCGACTCCCCAAGCCGCCGACGGGAACCGCCCCCGGAGACAAGACCTCCTCGTCTAAACGCGGCACCACCGACGGCACCATCACCTCCAACTCTAAGCTCACCACCACGTcaaccaccacctcctcctccaaaaCCAGGACTAACTTAGCAGCAATCACCGACGCCAACGGCAACATCCAGCCCCGGACGGTTCTGCCCAAACTGGTCAGCTGA
- the LOC112155621 gene encoding dual specificity tyrosine-phosphorylation-regulated kinase 2 isoform X2, with translation MAEPQVHVTQLYEENMNKRPVLTSQPNGLAPLGSTRPGLPLPERQTSEAAQHGRQSSATSNKPADGKPKSNPLTAEQAMKQFMSKMSSFEHHEVFGFPEVYFVGPNAKKRSGVLGGPNNGGYDDDQGSYIQVPHDHIAYRYEVLKVIGKGSFGQVVKAFDHKAQTHVALKMVRNEKRFHRQAAEEIRILEHLKKQDKDSGMNVIHMLENFTFRNHICMTFELLSMNLYELIKKNKFQGFSLPLVRKFAHSILQCLDALHKNRIIHCDLKPENILLKQQGRSGIKVIDFGSSCFEHQRVYTYIQSRFYRAPEVILGSRYGMPIDMWSLGCILAELLTGYPLLPGEDEADQLACIIELLGMPSQKILDASKRAKNFVSSKGYPRYCTVTTLSDGSTVLNGGRSRRGKVRGPPGSKVWSTALKGCDDPLFLDFLKQCLEWDPAHRMTPSQALRHAWLRRRLPKPPTGTAPGDKTSSSKRGTTDGTITSNSKLTTTSTTTSSSKTRTNLAAITDANGNIQPRTVLPKLVS, from the exons ATGGCGGAGCCGCAGGTCCACGTCACCCAGCTGTACGAGGAGAACATGAACAAGCGTCCGGTCCTGACCTCTCAGCCCAACGGCCTGGCCCCGCTCGGCTCCACCCGGCCGGgcctccccctgccggagcgGCAAACCTCCGAGGCGGCGCAGCACGGGCGCCAGAGCAGCGCCACCTCCAACAAGCCCGCCGACGGCAAGCCAAAGAGCAACCCCCTGACGGCCGAGCAGGCCATGAAGCAGTTCATGTCCAAGATGTCCTCGTTCGAGCACCACGAAGTGTTCGGCTTCCCCGAGG tcTATTTCGTCGGTCCAAACGCAAAGAAGAGGTCAGGAGTTCTCGGCGGGCCCAATAACGGCGGTTATGACGACGATCAGGGGTCGTACATCCAGGTCCCACACGACCACATCGCCTACCGCTACGAAGTCCTGAAGGTCATCGGCAAAGGCAGCTTTGGACAG GTGGTGAAGGCCTTCGACCACAAAGCCCAGACCCACGTGGCCCTGAAGATGGTCCGCAACGAGAAGCGCTTCCACCGGCAGGCGGCGGAGGAGATCCGCATCCTGGAGCACCTGAAGAAGCAGGACAAGGACTCGGGCATGAACGTCATCCACATGCTGGAGAACTTCACCTTCCGCAACCACATCTGCATGACCTTCGAGCTGCTGAGCATGAACCTGTACGAGCTCATCAAGAAGAACAAGTTCCAGGGCTTCAGCCTCCCGCTGGTCAGGAAGTTCGCCCACTCCATCCTGCAGTGTCTGGACGCGCTGCACAAGAACCGGATCATCCACTGCGACCTCAAACCGGAGAACATCTTACTCAAGCAGCAAGGCCGGAGCGGCATCAAG GTCATCGACTTTGGTTCCAGCTGCTTCGAGCATCAGAGGGTTTACACCTACATCCAGTCCAGGTTCTACCGAGCACCAGAGGTCATTCTAG GTTCCCGGTATGGGATGCCCATCGACATGTGGTCTCTGGGCTGCATCCTGGCCGAGCTCCTGACCGGTTACCCGCTGTTACCGGGGGAGGACGAGGCCGACCAGCTGGCCTGCATCATAGAACTTCTGGGCATGCCGAGTCAGAAGATCCTGGATGCCTCCAAGCGGGCTAAGAACTTTGTGTCGTCCAAAGGATACCCGCGGTACTGCACCGTCACCACGCTGAGCGACGGCAGCACGGTGCTGAACGGAGGCCGCTCGCGGCGGGGGAAGGTGCGCGGCCCCCCCGGCAGCAAGGTGTGGAGTACGGCGCTGAAGGGCTGCGACGACCCGCTCTTCCTGGACTTCCTCAAGCAGTGTTTAGAGTGGGACCCGGCTCACCGGATGACGCCGAGCCAGGCCCTGCGGCACGCCTGGCTCCGGAGGCGACTCCCCAAGCCGCCGACGGGAACCGCCCCCGGAGACAAGACCTCCTCGTCTAAACGCGGCACCACCGACGGCACCATCACCTCCAACTCTAAGCTCACCACCACGTcaaccaccacctcctcctccaaaaCCAGGACTAACTTAGCAGCAATCACCGACGCCAACGGCAACATCCAGCCCCGGACGGTTCTGCCCAAACTGGTCAGCTGA
- the LOC112156864 gene encoding histone H2A: MSGRGKTGGKARAKAKTRSSRAGLQFPVGRVHRLLRKGNYAERVGAGAPVYLAAVLEYLTAEILELAGNAARDNKKTRIIPRHLQLAVRNDEELNKLLGGVTIAQGGVLPNIQAVLLPKKTEKPAKTNRLRTTSEDERTRKGRQRTRKRRRQAAPEGSPR, from the exons ATGTCTGGTCGCGGAAAAACCGGAGGCAAAGCCCGAGCCAAGGCTAAGACCCGATCCTCCCGTGCCGGGCTCCAGTTCCCGGTGGGTCGCGTCCACAGGCTGCTCAGGAAGGGAAACTACGCCGAGCGCGTCGGTGCCGGCGCTCCCGTCTACCTGGCCGCCGTGCTCGAGTACCTGACCGCTGAGATCCTGGAGTTGGCCGGAAACGCCGCTCGCGACAACAAGAAGACCAGGATCATCCCCAGACACCTGCAGCTGGCGGTCAGGAACGACGAGGAGCTCAACAAGCTGCTGGGCGGAGTCACCATCGCTCAGGGAGGCGTCCTGCCCAACATCCAGGCGGTGCTGCTGCCCAAGAAGACCGAGAAGCCCGCCAAGACTAA CAGACTGAGAACTACAAGCGAAGATGAGCGGACGCGGAAAGGGCGGCAAAGGACTCGGAAAAGGAGGCGCCAAGCGGCACCGGAAGGTTCTCCGCGATAA
- the LOC112156894 gene encoding histone H2A gives MSGRGKTGGKARAKAKTRSSRAGLQFPVGRVHRLLRKGNYAERVGAGAPVYLAAVLEYLTAEILELAGNAARDNKKTRIIPRHLQLAVRNDEELNKLLGGVTIAQGGVLPNIQAVLLPKKTEKPAKTK, from the coding sequence ATGTCTGGTCGCGGAAAAACCGGAGGCAAAGCCCGAGCCAAGGCTAAGACCCGATCCTCCCGTGCCGGGCTCCAGTTCCCGGTGGGTCGCGTCCACAGGCTGCTCAGGAAGGGAAACTACGCCGAGCGCGTCGGTGCCGGCGCTCCCGTCTACCTGGCCGCCGTGCTCGAGTACCTGACCGCTGAGATCCTGGAGTTGGCCGGAAACGCCGCTCGCGACAACAAGAAGACCAGGATCATCCCCAGACACCTGCAGCTGGCGGTCAGGAACGACGAGGAGCTCAACAAGCTGCTGGGCGGAGTCACCATCGCTCAGGGAGGCGTCCTGCCCAACATCCAGGCGGTGCTGCTGCCCAAGAAGACCGAGAAGCCCGCCAAGACCAAGTAA